The following proteins are co-located in the Salinigranum halophilum genome:
- a CDS encoding SHOCT domain-containing protein, with protein sequence MRTTPTADGRSLRSGRGRTTVVSGLTTLVILTVAFGAMALGVPYFWVVFPVGFGGVLPLVVAHSLRTDRASGGSPTAHPDSASGGHDTRDEALRTLRTRYAHGDLTDEAFERRLEKLLQTETVADAADWARGGTRDTDSDGGPSGGD encoded by the coding sequence ATGCGAACCACACCAACAGCCGACGGGCGCAGTCTCCGCTCGGGTCGTGGCCGGACGACGGTCGTAAGCGGCCTGACGACGCTAGTGATTCTCACGGTCGCCTTCGGCGCGATGGCACTCGGGGTGCCGTACTTCTGGGTCGTCTTCCCCGTCGGATTCGGCGGTGTCCTCCCCCTCGTCGTGGCCCACAGCCTCCGAACCGACCGCGCGTCGGGTGGGTCGCCGACCGCGCACCCCGACTCGGCCTCCGGCGGACACGACACACGGGACGAGGCGCTTCGGACGCTCAGAACGCGGTACGCGCACGGCGACCTGACCGACGAGGCGTTCGAGCGACGCCTTGAGAAGCTCTTACAGACCGAGACCGTCGCCGACGCCGCGGACTGGGCCCGGGGCGGAACTCGCGACACCGACAGCGATGGGGGTCCCTCCGGTGGTGACTGA
- a CDS encoding DUF106 domain-containing protein — translation MARTEQKVRDLVGGDGEMRDAVETVLAHVDDSETGEVAWVDVKGDLTSGQWGRLIERGILVEGDAGFRLADTEAVRNGLNGETDSTSTSKSTTTSKSASSDDEGSSWSKYDKGAAVVTVALFAGYSWKPLRDIIGGAMDVALGPLATLMPFYAVVMVLALATGLYSTLLQANLMDMDKMSKYQEKMKDIQARRKQAKEDGDDDELDRIQEEQMEAMGDQMGMFKEQFRPMVWIMFFTIPVFLWMYWGIGIGPNAESHVPLQNLVLPLMGEVAWTDQVLGPIQAWIVWYFLCSMGFTQIIRKGLNIDMSPTAS, via the coding sequence ATGGCACGGACAGAGCAGAAGGTGCGCGACCTCGTCGGCGGCGACGGCGAGATGCGCGATGCGGTCGAGACGGTCCTCGCTCACGTTGACGACAGCGAGACCGGTGAAGTCGCGTGGGTCGACGTGAAGGGCGACCTCACGAGCGGGCAGTGGGGCCGACTCATCGAGCGCGGCATCCTCGTCGAGGGCGACGCTGGGTTCCGACTCGCCGACACCGAGGCGGTGCGGAACGGACTCAACGGCGAGACCGACTCGACGTCGACCTCGAAATCGACCACCACGTCCAAGTCGGCGTCATCCGACGACGAGGGCTCCTCGTGGTCGAAGTACGACAAGGGTGCGGCGGTGGTGACCGTCGCCCTGTTCGCCGGGTACTCGTGGAAGCCACTTCGCGACATCATCGGTGGCGCAATGGACGTCGCGCTGGGGCCACTGGCGACGCTGATGCCGTTCTACGCCGTCGTGATGGTACTCGCACTGGCGACGGGGCTGTACTCGACGCTCCTGCAGGCGAACCTCATGGACATGGACAAGATGTCCAAGTACCAAGAGAAGATGAAGGACATCCAGGCGCGGCGCAAGCAGGCCAAAGAGGACGGCGACGACGACGAACTCGACCGCATCCAGGAAGAACAGATGGAGGCGATGGGCGACCAGATGGGCATGTTCAAAGAGCAGTTCCGCCCGATGGTGTGGATCATGTTCTTCACCATCCCCGTGTTCCTCTGGATGTACTGGGGCATCGGCATCGGCCCGAACGCGGAGTCACACGTCCCCCTGCAGAACCTCGTTCTGCCGCTGATGGGTGAAGTCGCGTGGACCGACCAAGTCCTCGGCCCCATCCAGGCGTGGATCGTCTGGTACTTCCTCTGCTCGATGGGCTTCACCCAGATCATCCG
- a CDS encoding adenylate kinase → MSKHILLLGAPGAGKGTQSKRLAAEFDLEHVTTGDALRANKDMDLAHMDTEFDTPRAYMEAGELVPDAVVNEIVKTALQAADGYVLDGYPRNLDQAEYLSEITDLDAALFLDVSEEELVERLTGRRVCAECGTNYHVEFSPPTEAGVCDDCGGELVQRDDDTEETVRERLRVYRENTEPVVEHYRERGELVEIDGEGTPDEVFDAIVDAVDE, encoded by the coding sequence ATGAGCAAGCACATCCTGCTCCTGGGCGCACCGGGCGCGGGCAAAGGGACGCAGTCGAAGCGACTGGCCGCCGAGTTCGACCTCGAACACGTCACGACGGGCGATGCGCTGCGGGCCAACAAGGACATGGACCTCGCACACATGGACACCGAGTTCGACACCCCGCGAGCGTACATGGAGGCGGGCGAACTCGTCCCCGACGCGGTCGTCAACGAGATCGTCAAGACCGCGCTGCAGGCGGCCGACGGCTACGTCCTCGACGGCTACCCGCGCAACCTCGACCAGGCGGAGTACCTCTCGGAGATCACCGACCTCGACGCCGCGCTGTTCCTCGACGTGAGCGAGGAGGAACTCGTCGAGCGCCTCACCGGCCGCCGGGTCTGCGCGGAGTGTGGCACGAACTATCACGTCGAGTTCAGCCCGCCCACAGAGGCGGGCGTCTGTGACGACTGTGGCGGCGAACTCGTCCAGCGCGACGACGACACCGAAGAGACCGTCCGCGAGCGGCTTCGCGTCTACCGCGAGAACACCGAACCCGTCGTCGAGCACTACCGCGAGCGCGGCGAACTCGTCGAAATCGACGGCGAGGGGACGCCGGACGAGGTCTTCGACGCCATCGTCGACGCGGTCGACGAGTAA
- a CDS encoding TetR/AcrR family transcriptional regulator, protein MSNSPSPTARAEVVNAVKNALATHGYAGLTTKKVAAESDKSEAFFFYHYDTKDDLVVAFLDWAIERNRDQLSELDDDPVTRLYDALDFLVGDPRDDVDCGINVAMMELLSHAPHNERFHERLTAYEQSVIDLFVDILEEGIAQGQFEPVDSHDVASYLLVTANGTAGAAMALGMYDVDAGVRRELDRYLRTNVLASDVTPPEGVLVP, encoded by the coding sequence ATGAGCAACAGCCCCTCCCCGACGGCCCGCGCGGAGGTCGTCAACGCGGTGAAGAACGCGCTGGCGACCCACGGGTACGCCGGGCTGACGACGAAGAAGGTCGCCGCCGAATCGGACAAGAGCGAGGCGTTCTTCTTCTACCACTACGACACGAAAGACGACCTCGTCGTCGCCTTTCTCGACTGGGCTATCGAACGTAACCGCGACCAGCTCTCGGAACTCGACGACGACCCCGTCACCCGCCTCTACGACGCCCTCGACTTCCTCGTCGGTGACCCCCGTGACGACGTCGACTGCGGCATCAACGTGGCGATGATGGAACTGCTCTCACACGCCCCACACAACGAACGCTTCCACGAGCGGCTCACGGCCTACGAGCAGTCGGTCATCGACCTGTTCGTCGACATCCTCGAAGAGGGCATCGCGCAGGGGCAGTTCGAGCCCGTCGACAGCCACGACGTCGCGAGCTACCTCCTCGTGACCGCGAACGGGACCGCCGGCGCCGCGATGGCGCTCGGCATGTACGACGTCGACGCTGGCGTGCGACGCGAACTCGACAGATATCTCCGGACGAACGTGCTCGCGTCCGACGTCACGCCGCCCGAGGGCGTGCTCGTTCCCTGA